In the Leptotrichia sp. oral taxon 212 genome, one interval contains:
- a CDS encoding adenylate kinase → MNIVLFGAPGAGKGTQAKELIKKYDIPQISTGDILRAAIANKTPLGIEAKKLMDEGKLVSDYIVNGLVEARLQEDDCKKGFILDGFPRTVAQAEELDKILKKSDREIEKVIALDVSDDEIIERITGRRVSKKTGKIYHIKYNPPVDENPEDLEQRTDDNEETVKKRLAVYNEQTAPVLDFYKKQNKVYSVDGAKKLDEITKDIIAILEK, encoded by the coding sequence ATGAATATAGTATTATTTGGAGCTCCAGGAGCAGGAAAAGGTACTCAGGCGAAGGAACTTATAAAAAAGTATGACATACCTCAAATTTCTACAGGAGATATTTTGAGAGCGGCAATAGCCAATAAAACTCCATTAGGAATAGAAGCTAAAAAACTTATGGATGAAGGAAAACTTGTATCTGATTACATAGTAAATGGACTTGTGGAAGCAAGACTGCAGGAAGATGACTGTAAGAAAGGCTTCATTCTTGATGGTTTTCCTAGAACTGTTGCTCAGGCTGAAGAGTTAGACAAAATATTGAAAAAATCAGATAGGGAAATTGAAAAGGTAATTGCCCTTGATGTAAGTGATGATGAGATAATAGAAAGAATTACAGGAAGAAGGGTATCTAAAAAGACAGGGAAAATATATCATATAAAATATAACCCGCCTGTTGATGAAAATCCGGAAGACCTTGAACAGAGAACAGACGACAATGAAGAAACAGTTAAAAAAAGACTGGCAGTTTATAACGAACAGACAGCACCGGTTCTTGACTTTTACAAAAAACAGAACAAGGTTTATTCTGTAGATGGAGCAAAAAAATTAGATGAAATAACAAAGGATATAATTGCTATATTGGAAAAATAG
- a CDS encoding DUF1304 domain-containing protein, whose amino-acid sequence MGIIAGLLVLLIAVEHIYILIIEMFFNESEVAQKSFGLEKEFLQDERVKILMANQGLYNGFLAMGLIWSLFETGVFQIQLAIFFLACVICAAIYGALTVSYRILIMQGFPAILALMAMFII is encoded by the coding sequence TTGGGTATTATAGCTGGATTGTTAGTATTACTGATAGCAGTGGAGCATATTTATATTTTAATAATAGAAATGTTCTTTAACGAGAGTGAGGTTGCCCAGAAAAGTTTTGGGCTGGAAAAAGAGTTTCTACAAGATGAAAGAGTAAAGATATTGATGGCTAATCAAGGACTATATAATGGATTTCTGGCGATGGGACTGATATGGAGTTTATTTGAAACAGGTGTGTTTCAGATTCAGCTGGCCATATTTTTTCTAGCATGTGTTATATGTGCTGCAATATATGGTGCATTGACAGTTTCGTACAGAATTCTTATTATGCAGGGATTCCCGGCGATTCTGGCATTGATGGCTATGTTTATTATATAA
- the rpmJ gene encoding 50S ribosomal protein L36, with product MKVKASVKPICDKCKIIKRHGKVRVICENPKHKQIQG from the coding sequence ATGAAAGTGAAAGCTTCAGTAAAACCTATCTGTGACAAATGTAAAATAATCAAGCGTCATGGAAAAGTAAGAGTAATATGCGAAAACCCTAAACATAAGCAAATACAAGGATAA
- the brnQ gene encoding branched-chain amino acid transport system II carrier protein, translating to MKKKELLMISLMVFSIFFGAGNLIFPPLIGKQAGVNVFTTMLFFSITAIIFPILGIIAVAKSDGLRNLANKVDPVFSIIFTIAAYLAIGPALAMPRAGTLPFEIAISPYISPNVSKSLILFIYTTVFFGVVYWLSLNPNKLLGRISKITSPIFLVLILMLFIGTFLKPMGSYANPEPLYAKNMGLQGFLDGYLTLDALAGLNYGLVVVYVIKQKNILEESKITKIVVSTGIAAGILLFVVYMMLAHVGASSISIFPNTSNGAEILAAVMKYLYGSFGAVLLACMFTVACLNIGVGLTTSLSQYFHSMVRRVPYKVWATIWVIWSYMLANLGLNRIMEYSVPVLLAIYPASLVLIVLALIDKYIKGSSLVYRFTIYPTIVISIIHTLDKINIKIPLASSLVKKLPLQSADLGWISVAGVCFLVGFIVSKMTEGNADRKEIN from the coding sequence ATGAAGAAAAAAGAATTATTAATGATTTCATTAATGGTGTTTTCCATATTTTTTGGAGCAGGAAATCTTATTTTTCCACCACTTATTGGAAAACAGGCAGGTGTAAATGTATTTACTACAATGCTGTTTTTTAGTATAACAGCTATTATTTTTCCCATCCTGGGAATAATAGCAGTTGCAAAGTCTGATGGGCTTAGAAATCTTGCTAATAAAGTAGATCCTGTATTTTCAATTATATTTACTATAGCGGCATACCTGGCCATAGGGCCTGCACTTGCGATGCCTAGAGCAGGTACATTACCTTTCGAAATTGCGATATCACCGTATATATCGCCAAATGTTTCAAAAAGTCTTATACTGTTTATCTATACCACAGTATTTTTCGGAGTTGTATACTGGTTAAGCTTAAATCCTAACAAACTTCTGGGAAGAATAAGTAAAATTACATCACCGATATTTTTAGTGCTGATACTCATGCTTTTTATAGGAACTTTTTTAAAGCCAATGGGAAGCTATGCAAATCCTGAGCCTTTATATGCCAAGAATATGGGCTTACAGGGATTTCTTGATGGGTATCTTACTCTGGATGCATTGGCAGGACTGAATTATGGTCTGGTTGTAGTGTATGTCATTAAACAGAAGAATATACTGGAGGAATCTAAAATAACAAAAATTGTAGTTTCAACAGGAATAGCAGCGGGGATTCTTCTCTTTGTGGTGTATATGATGCTTGCCCATGTAGGAGCATCGAGCATTTCAATATTTCCGAATACAAGTAATGGGGCGGAAATATTAGCTGCTGTAATGAAATATTTATATGGAAGCTTTGGAGCGGTACTGCTGGCATGTATGTTTACAGTTGCATGTCTGAACATAGGGGTTGGACTCACAACTTCGCTGAGCCAGTATTTCCATTCTATGGTAAGAAGAGTTCCATATAAAGTCTGGGCTACAATATGGGTAATATGGAGCTATATGCTGGCAAATCTTGGATTGAATAGAATAATGGAATATAGTGTTCCGGTACTGCTGGCTATTTATCCAGCTTCGTTAGTCCTTATTGTACTTGCATTGATAGATAAATACATAAAAGGAAGTTCGCTTGTATACAGATTTACAATATATCCTACTATTGTAATAAGTATTATACATACACTTGACAAAATAAATATTAAGATACCTCTGGCATCTTCACTGGTAAAAAAATTGCCTTTGCAAAGTGCTGATCTTGGATGGATTTCTGTAGCTGGAGTCTGTTTTCTGGTAGGATTTATTGTATCAAAAATGACAGAGGGAAATGCTGATAGAAAAGAGATTAACTAA
- the rpsM gene encoding 30S ribosomal protein S13, which translates to MARIAGVDIPRNKRVEISLTYIFGIGRSTSNEILEKAGVDKDIKVKDLTEEQVGKIRTIVEEYKIEGELRKEIRLNIKRLLDIKSYRGLRHRNGLPVRGQKTKTNARTRKGPVKMAIAKKK; encoded by the coding sequence TTGGCTAGAATAGCGGGAGTAGACATTCCAAGAAATAAAAGAGTTGAAATTTCATTAACTTATATCTTTGGAATAGGTAGAAGCACTTCAAACGAGATTTTAGAAAAAGCAGGTGTTGACAAGGACATCAAAGTAAAAGATTTAACTGAAGAACAAGTAGGGAAAATCAGAACAATAGTTGAAGAGTATAAAATCGAAGGGGAACTTAGAAAAGAAATCAGACTTAATATCAAGAGATTATTAGATATTAAGAGTTACAGAGGATTAAGACACAGAAACGGACTACCTGTAAGAGGACAAAAAACTAAGACAAACGCAAGAACTAGAAAAGGTCCTGTAAAAATGGCAATAGCTAAGAAAAAATAA
- a CDS encoding IS3 family transposase yields the protein MSKLTREDKIEIYERRKNGETISSLANDFDVQESNIKYLIALIEKHGYDILRKDKNRVYSKDFKLQIINRILVNHESINSVAIDIGLPAPSILHNWLSKFKENEYNVVEKKKGRKPKSMTKPKKNEKVLSEKDKIKQLEEENMYLKAENEYLKKLRALVQERELKEKKK from the coding sequence ATGAGCAAATTAACAAGAGAAGATAAAATTGAAATATATGAAAGAAGAAAAAATGGTGAAACTATTTCTTCTTTAGCTAATGATTTTGATGTTCAGGAATCTAATATTAAATATTTAATTGCTTTAATTGAAAAACATGGATATGATATTTTAAGAAAAGATAAAAATAGAGTTTATTCTAAAGATTTTAAATTACAAATAATTAATAGAATTTTAGTTAATCATGAGTCTATTAATTCTGTTGCTATTGATATTGGTTTGCCAGCTCCTAGTATTTTACATAATTGGCTTTCAAAATTTAAAGAAAATGAGTATAATGTTGTAGAGAAGAAAAAAGGAAGGAAACCTAAATCTATGACTAAACCTAAGAAAAATGAGAAAGTTCTATCTGAAAAAGATAAGATTAAACAGTTAGAAGAAGAAAATATGTATCTTAAAGCTGAGAACGAATACTTAAAAAAATTGAGAGCTCTAGTTCAGGAAAGGGAGCTAAAAGAGAAGAAAAAGTAA
- the map gene encoding type I methionyl aminopeptidase produces the protein MIIYKTMDEIKKIKKANEIIARLFEDVLPQYIKSGISTHELDKISEDYMRSQGAIPGTKGYDIGRPYPPYPAATCISVNEVVVHGIPSKKQILKEGDILTIDTVTVLDGYFGDAAITYAVGEVDEEAKKLMEVTKKARDIGIEAARAGNRIGDIGHAVQEYVESFGFSLVRDFAGHGVGKEMHEDPMIPNYGKPGTGAKIEDGMVITVEPMVNVGTYKVKILQDMWTAVTKDGKRSAQYEHSLAIVGGKPLILSVKD, from the coding sequence ATGATAATTTATAAAACAATGGATGAAATAAAGAAAATAAAAAAGGCAAATGAAATTATAGCAAGACTGTTTGAAGATGTATTACCTCAGTATATTAAATCTGGAATCAGTACACATGAACTGGATAAGATATCTGAAGACTATATGAGATCTCAGGGAGCGATTCCAGGAACGAAGGGATATGACATAGGAAGACCTTATCCTCCGTATCCGGCTGCTACATGTATTTCTGTAAATGAAGTTGTGGTACATGGAATTCCAAGCAAGAAGCAGATTCTGAAAGAAGGAGATATACTGACAATTGATACAGTCACAGTTCTTGACGGATATTTTGGAGATGCTGCAATAACCTATGCTGTAGGAGAAGTAGATGAAGAAGCAAAAAAATTAATGGAAGTAACTAAAAAAGCAAGGGATATTGGAATTGAAGCGGCACGTGCAGGGAACAGGATAGGAGATATAGGTCATGCTGTTCAGGAGTATGTGGAAAGTTTTGGATTCTCCCTTGTAAGAGATTTTGCAGGACATGGTGTGGGAAAGGAAATGCACGAAGATCCAATGATTCCAAATTATGGTAAACCGGGAACAGGTGCAAAAATTGAAGATGGAATGGTAATTACTGTTGAGCCTATGGTAAATGTAGGAACTTATAAGGTTAAAATACTGCAGGACATGTGGACAGCAGTTACAAAAGATGGAAAAAGATCTGCACAGTATGAGCATAGTCTTGCAATTGTGGGTGGAAAGCCTTTGATATTAAGTGTAAAGGACTAG
- the rpsK gene encoding 30S ribosomal protein S11, protein MAKRPAVSKKKKLKNIPNGIAYIHSTFNNTVVTITDSEGKVVIWKSGGTSGFKGTKKGTPFAAQIAAEQAAQVAIENGMKQIEIKIKGPGSGREASIRSIQATGLEVTRIVDITPVPHNGARPPKKRRP, encoded by the coding sequence GTGGCTAAAAGACCAGCAGTTTCAAAAAAGAAAAAATTAAAAAATATTCCTAACGGGATAGCATATATACATTCTACTTTTAATAATACTGTTGTAACTATAACAGATTCTGAAGGAAAAGTAGTAATCTGGAAATCAGGAGGAACTTCAGGGTTCAAAGGAACAAAAAAAGGAACTCCGTTCGCAGCTCAGATAGCTGCAGAGCAGGCAGCACAAGTTGCAATTGAAAATGGAATGAAGCAGATAGAGATTAAAATAAAAGGACCGGGATCAGGAAGGGAAGCTTCTATAAGATCAATTCAGGCTACAGGTCTGGAAGTAACAAGAATAGTTGATATAACTCCGGTACCTCACAATGGTGCAAGACCACCGAAAAAGAGAAGACCGTAA
- a CDS encoding DNA-directed RNA polymerase subunit alpha, which translates to MLNIEKIAKNIKLTEEKEGRHSAKYILEPLYRGYGNTIGNALRRILLSSIPGSAIKGLRIDGVLNEFSTIPGVKEAVTDIILNVKEIVVELDEPGEKKMFLSVKGPKVITAADIKVEAGIKIINPEQVIATVTTDKEINMEFLVDSGEGFVVSDEIDTEGWPIGYLAVDAIYTPIKKVNYRVEDTMVGRVTNYDKLVLEISTDGSIEIQDALSYAVELLKIHVNPFTNIGNNMSKFRGNEDETAAMSTETENNIEDMKIEELDFTVRSYNCLKKAGVNTISDLTSMSYIELLKIKNLGRKSLNEIIDKMKELGYDLSEEASN; encoded by the coding sequence TTGTTGAATATAGAAAAAATAGCTAAAAATATAAAGTTAACTGAAGAAAAAGAAGGAAGACATTCCGCTAAATATATACTGGAACCTCTTTACAGAGGGTACGGAAATACTATAGGAAATGCTTTAAGAAGAATATTATTATCATCAATACCTGGATCTGCAATAAAAGGACTTAGAATAGACGGAGTATTAAACGAATTTTCTACAATACCTGGAGTGAAGGAAGCTGTTACTGACATTATATTAAATGTTAAGGAAATAGTTGTTGAACTTGATGAACCAGGTGAAAAGAAGATGTTCCTGTCTGTTAAAGGGCCTAAAGTTATTACAGCGGCGGATATAAAAGTTGAGGCCGGTATAAAAATTATAAATCCTGAGCAGGTTATTGCAACTGTTACAACTGACAAGGAAATAAATATGGAATTTTTAGTTGATTCAGGGGAAGGATTTGTAGTTTCAGATGAAATAGATACTGAAGGTTGGCCTATAGGGTATCTAGCAGTGGATGCAATATATACACCTATTAAAAAGGTAAACTATAGAGTAGAAGACACTATGGTTGGTAGGGTTACAAACTATGATAAATTAGTTCTGGAAATTTCTACTGATGGAAGTATCGAAATACAGGATGCACTGTCTTATGCTGTAGAATTACTTAAAATACATGTTAATCCATTTACTAATATTGGAAATAACATGAGCAAATTCAGAGGCAATGAAGATGAAACTGCAGCAATGAGTACTGAAACTGAAAACAATATTGAAGACATGAAAATAGAAGAACTTGACTTTACTGTAAGATCTTACAACTGTCTGAAAAAAGCAGGAGTAAATACTATATCAGATTTAACTTCGATGTCATATATTGAATTACTGAAAATTAAAAACCTGGGTAGAAAATCTTTAAATGAAATAATAGATAAAATGAAAGAACTTGGCTATGATTTAAGTGAGGAAGCCAGTAATTAA
- a CDS encoding peptidase E, which yields MGRIVAIGGGEIKDGETLNIDKFIVSLSGKERPSLLFIPTASHDAEGYIETVKKVYGELGCDVKILCLTKENIEEDDIRDIVLKSDIIYVGGGNSEYMMKIWEKYSVDKYLKEAYKKNIVLSGLSAGSLCWFKAGFSDGEFIEGIDRPRYKWVKGLGILPYLNNVHYEEEERKEFDEIMKKESTDAIALESNVAFVEMDGKTFYIRADKKRSAYYFLRKGKNLEKHMIKEEEYLDI from the coding sequence ATGGGAAGAATAGTGGCGATAGGCGGAGGAGAAATAAAAGATGGAGAGACTTTAAACATTGACAAATTTATAGTTTCACTTTCTGGAAAAGAAAGACCTTCGCTGCTCTTTATTCCTACTGCGAGTCATGATGCGGAGGGATATATTGAAACTGTTAAAAAAGTTTACGGAGAACTTGGATGTGATGTGAAAATTCTCTGTCTGACAAAGGAAAATATTGAAGAGGATGACATAAGAGATATAGTACTGAAATCTGATATTATATATGTTGGAGGGGGAAATTCAGAATATATGATGAAAATCTGGGAAAAATATTCAGTAGATAAATACTTGAAGGAAGCATATAAGAAAAATATTGTGCTTTCCGGACTAAGTGCAGGGTCGCTATGCTGGTTTAAGGCTGGATTCAGTGACGGTGAATTTATTGAAGGGATAGACAGACCGAGGTATAAATGGGTGAAAGGACTGGGTATTTTACCATATCTGAATAATGTCCATTATGAGGAAGAGGAAAGAAAAGAATTTGATGAAATAATGAAAAAAGAGAGTACAGATGCGATTGCACTTGAAAGTAATGTTGCATTTGTTGAAATGGATGGAAAAACTTTTTATATAAGGGCAGACAAAAAAAGAAGTGCATATTATTTTTTGCGTAAGGGAAAGAATCTGGAAAAACATATGATAAAAGAAGAGGAGTATTTAGATATCTAA
- a CDS encoding Cof-type HAD-IIB family hydrolase, with translation MKYKLIATDMDGTLLNDEHLISEGNIEAIKEIQKKGVKFVLASGRPSFAMFEYAKELEMARYGGYVLAFNGGQLIDMKDGKMIFHEGLDWDDIRKIYELSCEIEIPMALYGEDTVYASKDTENTRFEAKLCGMKFREFGSLEELDGYGIKETTKCMLISDPEKVKKAEEHMKSKYGNEYFIAISKPIFLEIANKNINKGKTLRQLGELTHIGMEEMIAVGDSYNDIPLLEVVGMPVAVSNANEEIKAKSKFESTSNNDDALKTVIENFFK, from the coding sequence ATGAAATATAAACTGATTGCCACTGATATGGATGGGACATTGCTAAATGATGAGCATTTAATTTCAGAGGGGAATATCGAAGCAATAAAAGAGATTCAGAAAAAAGGGGTGAAATTTGTTCTGGCAAGCGGAAGACCGAGCTTTGCAATGTTTGAGTATGCTAAAGAACTGGAAATGGCCAGATATGGTGGCTATGTACTGGCATTTAATGGTGGTCAGCTTATAGACATGAAGGATGGGAAAATGATTTTTCATGAAGGACTTGACTGGGATGATATAAGAAAAATATATGAACTTTCCTGTGAAATTGAAATTCCAATGGCTTTATATGGAGAAGACACTGTCTATGCAAGTAAGGATACTGAAAATACGAGATTTGAAGCAAAATTGTGCGGAATGAAGTTTAGAGAGTTTGGAAGCCTTGAAGAACTTGATGGTTATGGAATAAAGGAAACTACAAAATGTATGCTTATAAGTGATCCCGAAAAAGTAAAAAAAGCGGAAGAACATATGAAATCAAAATATGGAAATGAATATTTCATAGCAATATCTAAACCGATTTTCCTTGAAATTGCCAATAAAAATATAAATAAGGGGAAGACATTGAGACAGCTGGGGGAGCTGACACACATAGGAATGGAAGAAATGATTGCGGTGGGAGACAGTTATAATGACATTCCTCTTCTTGAGGTTGTCGGTATGCCGGTAGCTGTTTCCAATGCAAACGAAGAGATAAAGGCAAAATCGAAATTTGAAAGCACATCAAATAATGATGATGCGCTAAAGACGGTTATCGAGAATTTTTTTAAATAA
- the galE gene encoding UDP-glucose 4-epimerase GalE, which produces METVLVTGGAGYIGSHTVLDLIKKGFDVIIADDFSNSSKKVISILEKLADRKIKYYELDIRNKEGLREIFKENKIDAVINFAGYKAVGESVEKPLMYYDNNLIGMIVLLEVMEEFSVKKLVFSSSATVYGIPKAIPLVEDNDMGATNPYGRTKLMIEHILVDLAASDNSWEIIALRYFNPLGAHESGEIGEDPNGIPNNLAPYITQVAVGKLEKLSVFGDDYDTPDGTCIRDFIHINDLAAGHSASIKYLVSGKGKGFEAINLGSGKGYSVLEIVANFEKAVGKKIPYVIAGRRAGDIPVSYARIDKAKKLLNWEPTYTIEQMCANSWNWQKKNPNGYKD; this is translated from the coding sequence ATGGAAACAGTTTTAGTAACAGGAGGAGCAGGATATATTGGTTCTCATACAGTCCTGGATTTGATAAAGAAAGGATTTGATGTTATTATTGCTGATGATTTCAGCAATTCAAGCAAAAAAGTTATAAGTATTCTGGAAAAACTTGCTGACAGAAAAATAAAATATTATGAACTGGATATACGTAATAAAGAAGGATTAAGAGAAATTTTCAAAGAAAATAAAATTGATGCAGTTATTAATTTTGCAGGATATAAGGCTGTAGGTGAATCAGTTGAAAAGCCTCTGATGTACTATGATAATAATTTAATAGGAATGATAGTTCTTCTTGAAGTTATGGAGGAATTTTCAGTAAAAAAACTTGTATTCAGCTCTTCAGCCACAGTTTATGGTATTCCAAAGGCAATACCGTTAGTGGAGGATAATGATATGGGAGCTACAAATCCTTATGGAAGAACAAAGCTTATGATAGAGCATATTCTTGTGGATCTTGCAGCTTCAGATAATTCATGGGAAATAATAGCATTAAGATATTTCAATCCTCTGGGGGCACATGAAAGCGGAGAGATAGGTGAAGACCCTAATGGAATACCTAATAACCTTGCGCCATATATTACTCAGGTGGCAGTAGGAAAGCTTGAAAAATTAAGCGTATTCGGAGATGATTATGATACTCCTGATGGAACATGTATAAGGGATTTTATCCACATAAATGATTTGGCTGCAGGACATTCAGCTTCAATTAAATATCTTGTTTCAGGAAAAGGGAAAGGATTTGAAGCAATTAATCTTGGAAGCGGGAAAGGATACAGTGTCCTTGAAATAGTTGCCAATTTTGAAAAAGCGGTAGGAAAGAAAATACCTTATGTTATAGCAGGACGTCGTGCCGGAGATATTCCTGTGTCCTATGCACGTATAGACAAGGCTAAAAAACTGCTGAACTGGGAGCCTACATATACAATAGAGCAGATGTGCGCAAATTCATGGAACTGGCAGAAAAAGAATCCTAATGGATATAAGGATTAG
- the infA gene encoding translation initiation factor IF-1, whose product MAKQDVLELEGEILEALPNAMFQIRLENGHEVLGHISGKMRMNYIKILPGDKVTVEVSPYDLSRGRIVYRKK is encoded by the coding sequence ATGGCAAAACAAGATGTACTTGAGTTAGAGGGTGAAATTTTAGAAGCCCTACCAAATGCCATGTTCCAAATAAGATTAGAAAATGGACATGAAGTATTGGGACATATCTCAGGTAAAATGAGGATGAACTATATTAAGATTTTGCCTGGAGATAAGGTAACGGTTGAAGTTTCACCGTATGACCTGTCAAGAGGAAGAATTGTGTATAGGAAAAAATAA
- a CDS encoding low specificity L-threonine aldolase, with translation MLYFANDYTEGACKEILDAFIRTNDEKLPGYGTDKYTLSAEEKIKKACKNENVDVYLLTGGTQTNAVVIDALLESYEGVVSPETGHINVHESGAIEFTGHKVLTLPQHEGKINSRELREYIETFYNDQNHKHMVYPGMVYISHPTEYGTLYTKEDLMKISEVCRDYKIPLFVDGARLGYGLMSKNTDVTLELLCELCDVFYIGGTKIGALSGEAIVFTHNNAPKNFVTFIKQHGALLAKGRLLGVQFDTLFTDDLYFRISRHAIEMSEILKSELQEKGYRFYFESPTNQQFIIVENSKMEELSKRVVFSFWEKYDENHTVIRFATSWATKREDVEKLMDLL, from the coding sequence ATGCTATATTTTGCAAATGATTACACAGAAGGAGCCTGCAAGGAGATACTGGATGCATTTATAAGGACAAATGATGAAAAGCTTCCTGGATATGGAACTGACAAGTATACTTTAAGTGCAGAGGAAAAAATAAAGAAGGCGTGTAAAAATGAAAATGTAGACGTGTATCTTTTAACAGGAGGAACACAGACAAATGCAGTTGTAATAGATGCTCTGCTGGAATCCTATGAAGGAGTTGTTTCTCCTGAAACAGGACATATAAATGTACATGAATCAGGAGCAATAGAATTTACAGGTCACAAGGTACTGACATTGCCTCAGCATGAAGGAAAAATAAATTCTCGAGAATTAAGGGAATATATTGAGACGTTCTACAATGATCAGAATCATAAGCATATGGTTTATCCTGGAATGGTTTATATTTCCCATCCTACAGAATACGGAACCCTTTATACAAAAGAAGATTTAATGAAAATCAGTGAAGTGTGCAGAGACTATAAGATACCGCTATTTGTGGACGGGGCCAGACTGGGATATGGTCTGATGTCTAAAAATACTGATGTTACATTGGAACTTTTATGTGAGCTATGTGATGTATTTTATATTGGAGGAACAAAAATAGGGGCATTGTCCGGAGAAGCAATTGTTTTTACACATAACAATGCACCAAAAAATTTCGTTACATTTATAAAGCAGCATGGAGCATTACTTGCAAAGGGTAGACTTCTGGGAGTACAGTTTGACACTCTGTTTACAGATGACCTGTATTTCAGGATAAGCAGACATGCTATAGAAATGTCAGAAATTTTAAAAAGTGAGCTGCAGGAAAAAGGATACAGATTTTATTTTGAATCACCTACTAATCAGCAATTTATAATAGTTGAAAACAGTAAAATGGAAGAACTTTCAAAACGTGTTGTATTCAGTTTCTGGGAAAAATATGATGAAAACCATACAGTTATAAGATTTGCAACAAGCTGGGCAACAAAAAGGGAAGATGTAGAAAAACTTATGGATTTATTGTAA
- the rpsD gene encoding 30S ribosomal protein S4, whose product MARDRQPVLKKCRNLGLDPSVLGVNKKSNRNIRPNANRKLTEYGTQMREKQKARFVYGVMEKQFYKLYEEATRKEGVTGELLLQYLERRLDNVVYRLGFGTTRRQARQIVSHGHVLINGKRVNIASYRVKQGDVISVKEDSKEISIIKESVGQKSVPGWLSLEESTLTAKVLENPGRDAVDFDVNESMIIEFYSR is encoded by the coding sequence ATGGCAAGAGATAGACAGCCGGTGTTAAAAAAATGTAGAAATCTTGGTTTAGATCCAAGCGTTCTAGGTGTAAATAAAAAGTCAAATAGAAATATAAGACCAAATGCAAATAGAAAATTAACTGAATACGGAACACAGATGAGAGAAAAACAGAAAGCTAGATTTGTGTATGGAGTAATGGAAAAACAATTCTATAAATTATATGAAGAAGCAACAAGAAAAGAAGGAGTAACAGGGGAATTATTACTTCAATACTTGGAAAGAAGATTAGATAACGTTGTATACAGATTAGGATTTGGAACAACAAGAAGACAGGCAAGACAGATTGTCAGCCATGGTCATGTATTAATAAACGGGAAAAGAGTTAATATAGCTTCTTACAGAGTAAAACAGGGAGATGTAATTTCTGTTAAAGAAGATTCTAAAGAAATTTCAATCATCAAAGAATCAGTAGGACAGAAATCAGTTCCAGGATGGTTGTCATTAGAAGAATCTACATTAACAGCTAAAGTACTTGAAAATCCTGGAAGAGATGCAGTTGATTTCGATGTAAATGAATCAATGATTATCGAGTTCTACTCTAGATAA
- the rplQ gene encoding 50S ribosomal protein L17: protein MNHNKSYRKLGRRSDHRLAMMKNMTISLVNAERIETTVTRAKELRKFVEKMITLGKKYNNFNLENNDERAKAIHLRRQAFAFLRNEEAVAKVFKEIAPKYMDRNGGYTRIIKTDVRRGDSAELAIIELV, encoded by the coding sequence ATGAATCATAATAAATCATATAGAAAATTAGGTAGAAGAAGTGATCATAGATTAGCAATGATGAAAAATATGACTATTTCTTTAGTAAATGCCGAAAGAATTGAAACGACAGTTACAAGAGCGAAAGAATTAAGAAAATTTGTTGAAAAAATGATAACATTAGGAAAAAAATACAATAATTTTAATCTTGAAAATAATGATGAAAGAGCAAAAGCTATTCATTTGAGAAGACAGGCTTTTGCATTTTTAAGAAATGAAGAAGCGGTTGCTAAAGTTTTCAAGGAAATTGCACCTAAATACATGGACAGAAATGGTGGATATACAAGAATTATTAAAACTGATGTAAGAAGAGGAGACTCTGCTGAATTAGCGATAATAGAATTAGTGTAA